The Candidatus Lernaella stagnicola genomic interval CGGGCGAGAACGTGAAGATCAGCGTGGCATTGATTACGCCGATTGCGATGGAAGATGGACTGCGCTTCGCGATTCGCGAAGGCGGCCGTACCGTCGGCGCCGGCGTCGTATCAAATATTTTCGAGTAGGAGCCTCACGATGGGCAACCGAGACATCGTTATTTTAGAGTGCACCGAGTCCAAGCACCGGCACTATACGACTACCCGTAACAAGAAGAAGAACCCGACTAAGTTGCAGATCAAAAAATACAATCCGGTTCTTCGCCGTCATACGCTCTACAAAGAGGTCAAGTAGTCGTTAGAACAAATATTTC includes:
- the rpmG gene encoding 50S ribosomal protein L33, which produces MGNRDIVILECTESKHRHYTTTRNKKKNPTKLQIKKYNPVLRRHTLYKEVK
- the tuf gene encoding elongation factor Tu (EF-Tu; promotes GTP-dependent binding of aminoacyl-tRNA to the A-site of ribosomes during protein biosynthesis; when the tRNA anticodon matches the mRNA codon, GTP hydrolysis results; the inactive EF-Tu-GDP leaves the ribosome and release of GDP is promoted by elongation factor Ts; many prokaryotes have two copies of the gene encoding EF-Tu), producing the protein GENVKISVALITPIAMEDGLRFAIREGGRTVGAGVVSNIFE